The Horticoccus luteus DNA window CCGGTGGTAAAGCCAACCAGCCGCGAGCCCTCCGAGGTGAGCCGAATGTGCAATCGCCACGGGCGAGGCGGCGCCCATCAATTCGTAGAAGACGAAGCCGAAGGCTTCGAAGGCCGCGACGCAGATAACCAGGTGTTTCGGCTTGATGGTGACCGGGAACACGAAAAACAGCAGAAACGTGATGGGCTGATTCGGGTAAAGGCAGGCGAAAAGGGCGAGCAGGCCCATGACCCCGGCCGAGGCACCGATCAACGGCGCGTAGCCGTTCCAGTTCGTCGCCAGCCAAACAATGCCACCCAGCAGCACGGAGCCGAAATAGACTCCCAGAAAACGGCGCGCACCCAATTGCGGAAGAAGCACGCGGCCCAAGAAGAAAAGACCGACGGCGTTACCCAACAGATGCAGCAAGTTATTGGAGTCGTGAACGAAACTGTAAGTGAGAAGCGTCCACACCCATCCGTGACGAATACCATGGGCGCTTAGCGCGAAAAATTCCGAGAGAGGGTCGCCGATCCCAAGCAGGCGGATGCAAACGAGTTGGAGGACGAAGACCGCCGCCAGCGCGCTCAACAACCAAACCAACACCGAGGTCCGCTCGCGCGGGTACGAGTCTCGCATGTAAGACCGATCTGAAAGCATTGCGCGGAACGTTAGGCGCGCTTTTTTCAAACACAAGTCCGCGGGGCGCTCCGTCGCTGAATCGGACGAAGATATCGACTCGTGATCGCTCCAAGGAGGGACTTTGGGGCTGGGTGGCGCCGTTTCGCGGGAGCGCAGAGCCGTCGCTTGACAGCGGGGGCGATTACTCTTTGTTCGCGGCCTTTATGGCCAATAAAGCAGACAAGTGGCCCCAGAACACAGTGGGCAAATTTTATGTCGATCAGCAATGCATCGACTGCGATCTCTGCCGTGAGACCGCGCCCGCATTCTTCACGCGACACGACGAAGGCGGCTACTCGTATGTGTTCAAGCAGCCGACCTCTGAAGACGAAATCGGCCTTTGCATGGAAGCATTGGAAGGTTGCCCGGTGGAAGCCATCGGCAACGACGGCGACGAAGCCTAAAATAGAGAAGGCAGGGCGCCGGCCCGTGGTGCCTATGCCGGGATGTTAGCTTGAAAGCGCGGGCTGGCTCACTTCCGCTCGCGCGCTGAATGAAAAAACATTTCTCACGCGCGGGGCTTCTTGCGCTACTCGTGGCCGCTGCCCAGGCGCAAAGCGACACGGAGATATTGCCCGTCGAGACGGTCTATTCGCCACGCGTGGCCAATCAGCAACCCGCGGCATCGTTCGCGATGCCGATTTCCGCACTGCGTTATGAGCCCGGCGTCGATGTGCAGGCGCGGAATCTCGCGGAAGGGCAGGCGGATGTGACGATCCGCGGCGGCATTTTTGAAAACACCGGGTTCAGTGTCGGTGCGCTGACGCTCGTGGATCCGCAGACCGGGCACTATTTTGCAGAGATTCCGATCGCTCCTCAAATGCTGGGAGCGCCGGCGATTTTAACCGGCGTCGCGCATGCGCTCGGTTCGACCAACTCCACCGTAGGCGCCGTGGACTACGCCTGGCGGCCCATCCGCACAACAGGGAGCATTTCGGCGGCGGCGGGCGATTACGGATTTAACCGGCAGGAGATTTATCAAGGGTATGCGCTCGCGCCCGATGCGTCGGGACGGCGGCTGGCGGCGGATGTGAATTGGGCGCGGTCAGAAGGCGATGGCACGATTCCGTTTGGGGACCATTCGTTTCAGCGGGTCAACGCCCGCTTGCAGTTCGGCACACCGCACAGCCAGACGGATGTGTTCGCCGGTTATCAGGCGAAGTTTTTCGGGTGGCCGAATCTCTACACGCCCTACAACTCAAAGGAGTCGGAGAACTTGGAGACGACCTTGTTTGTCGTGAACCACCGGGAAGAGTGGGGCGGCGGCGATTTTCTGGAGGTCGGTGCTTATCACCGGCGCAACAAGGATGATTACGCTTACGACCGGTTTGCCCCGCTCGGGCCCGTGCATCCGTATCAACACACCACGTGGGTCAACGGCGCCGCGGCCACAGCGCGCAAAGATCTCGGGGCGGTGACGTTGAATGCGCGGGCGGAGGTGCTGGCGGATGAATTGCGTTCCACCTCGCTTACGGCCGGGCGGTATCACACACGGACGCTGAGTAAACTCGCGCTAGTGCCGGAAAAATCGTGGCCCGCGGCTGACGGCGTGATCTGGACGGTGAAAGCAGGTGCGACGCTCGATGATTCGAACCGAGGCGGGTCGGCGGTTTCGCCGCTCTTCGAAATTGCCCGCGAGCAGGCGGACACCGCGTGGCGCCGCGTCTATTTCAGTTACGCGAAGAGCACGCAGGTGCCGACCTATACCGCGCTCAACGCCAGTGCTTCGGCGGGATTATTTCGCGGCAATCCGAATCTGGGCCGCGAATCGAGCCAGAGCGTGGAACTGGGTGCGCAGGGCGAAGTCGCCGGTTGGGCCACGCGCGCCGCGGTGTTTTTTCGGCGGGACGACGCGTTGGTCGACTGGACGTTCCAGCGCGGAGTGACGGCGCGCACCGCCAATCCGGTTGATCTGGATACGACGGGCTTCGAGACGGAGGCGCGGCGCGCGTGGAGCCGTTGGGGCGACCTCGTCCTCGGCTACACGTATTTGACGAAGACACCGGATTATCGCGGCGCGGCGGTCGACGCCAGTTTCTACGCGCTGAATTACGCGCGGCACCGGTTCACGGCCGCGGTGACGGCGCGGCTCGGCGGTGGCTTTGAGGTGCGGATGGACAACGTGGCACGGCGGGAGGCGGGAAACTTCCTGCGCACGAAAGGCGGCGAGAGTGCGGTGATCAGTTCGCTGACGCTCGCGTGGCGGCCGCCGGCGGCGCGCGGCTTGGAGCTCTCGGCCGGTGCCGATAACTTGTGGAACTCTTCGTTTCAAGAGGTGCCGTCGGTGCCGGCGGCGCGCCGGCAGTTGTTCTTTGGGGTGAGCGGATCGTGGTGACAGTTGCGATTTGACAACGTGCGTCGGTCGCGGGTCTTTGGCCGACGCTTCATGGACTCCAATCCCTTTCTCGATCCGTCATTTGCCATTCGCTGGTCGCAGCTCACGCCGGAGCAGATCGAACCGGCGATCGACCTCGCACTGACGCGGGCGCAAGCGGCGATCGATACGATCGCCCGCCGTGATCCGGCCTCGCTCTCTTACGAGAACACATTTCTCGCGCTGGAGGAGGCGACGGAGGAGCTGAATCTCGCATGGACGAAAGTGACGCACCTGCAATCCGTCGCGGATTCGCCGGCGCTGCGCGAGGCGCACAACACGTTGCTGCCGCGCGTCTCGACTTTTTACGCGCGGATTCCGCTCAATGCGGAGTTGTGGTCGAGGCTCAAGGCATTCGCCGAGACGCCCGCAGGCCAGGGTTTGCGAGGGGTGCAGCGGCGGTTTGTCGACGAGACCGTCGCGGAGTTTCGCCAAGCGGGAGCGGATCTGCCGGCGGAGAAGAAGACGCGTTTGGAAGCGCTGCAATCCGAGCTCGCAGAGATCACGCAAAAATACGGAGACAACGTCCTCGATGCGACGAACGCGTGGCAGTTATTGGTGGAAGACGAAGGGCGTTTGCGCGGGCTGCCGGAGCAAGCGAAGGCGGCGGCGCGGCGCAGTGCAGAAGCGAAGGGCCTCGGTTCGACCGACCGGCCGGTGTGGCGATTCACGCTGCATGCGCCCTCGCAAGAGCCGTTTCTCACGTATCTGGACGACGACGCCTTGCGGCGAGAGATGTGGCTGGGCGCGATCGCGGTCGGAGCGAACGAGCCGCAGGACAACACGCCGCTCATTCGCCGGATTCTCGCGTTGCGGGCAGAGAAGGCGGCGCTGTTGGGGCGGCCGAATTTTGCCGATCTGGTGCTGGAGCGCCGCATGGCAAAATCGGGCGGGCGGGCGCTGGATTTTATCAGCGACATGCAACGCCGGGCGGCCCCGGCGTTCACGCGGGAATGCCGTGAGCTGGAAGAGTTCAAAGCGGCGCAGACGGGCGGCGCGGTCGCGCCGCTCGCGCCCTGGGAGCTGGCCTATTGGGCGGAAAAACTTCGTCGGGTGCGTTACGCGTTCGATGAAGAAGTGCTGCGACCGTATTTTCCGTTGGAGCGCGTGATCGCGGGACTATTCGAGGTGGCGCACCGGGTGTTTGGGCTGCGGGTTATCGAGGTGGCGAGCGGAGCTGTGGAGACGTGGCATCCGGAGGTGAAATTTTACGAACTGGCCGATGCGGGCGGGCGGCAGCTCGGGTCGTTCTATGCCGACTGGCATCCGCGCGAATCCAAGCGCGGCGGCGCGTGGATGAATTATTTGGTCACGGGCGGCCCGAGAGCGGACGGCACGCGCGCGCCGCATCTCGGGTTGATTTGCGGCAACCTCACGCCGCCGTCGCCGGATCGTCCGGCGTTGCTGACGCATCGTGAAGTCGAGACGATCTTTCACGAGTTTGGGCACTTGTTGCACCACCTGCTGGGCGAAGTGGAAATCAAGTCGCTCAACGGTGTGAATGTGGCGTGGGACTTCGTGGAGTTGCCCTCCCAGATGATGGAAAACTGGTGCTGGGAGCGCGAGAGCCTCGATTTGTTTGCGCGGCATTTCGAGAGCGGCGCGCCGATTCCGGAGGAGATTTTCCAAAAGATGGTGGCGGCCAAAAACTTTCGCTCCGCTGTGGCCGTGATGCGGCAGGTGGCGCTGGCGAAGATGGATTTGCTGCTGCACCTGCGTCCGCAGGAATTTCTGGCGGCGGCGGATTTCGAGGCCGCGGTGCGCGCGTCGATCGCGGATTGCCTCGTGCCTACGTCACCGGCGGTCCCCACGATCGTGCGCCGGTTCAATCACATTTTCTCGGATCCGGTCGGCTATGCAGCGGGATATTATTCCTACAAATGGGCCGAGGTGCTGGACGCCGATGCGTTTACGCGGTTCAAGCGCGAGGGGATCTTTAACGCCGCGACCGGACTCGATTTCGTGGCGAAGATTCTGAGCCGGGGCAATTCCGTGGACCCGGTGGAACTGTATCGCAATTTCATGGGTCGTGACCCCGACCTCAACGCCCTGTTGCGACGAAGCGGTCTGGCGCCTGCCGCCTGACATCGCCCGGCGGCCGCGAGGCCCCTGACATGCGTCGTGCCGGAATCACAGCAGGAGCGGTCGTCGCGGCCCTTATCGCGATCCTGGTGCTGCTCCCGTGGTGGCTCGGTGCGGCGCTGCGCCCGGTCGCCCGGCACTTCGGCGTGACTTTCGAGCGTTATGAACGCGTCGGCTACGCGCGTTTTGCTCTCGATCAGGTCGAGGTGAACCGCGTCCCCGTGCACGTGACGATCGACCGCGTGGAAGTCGCCACGCCGCTCTTCTGGTTGTGGCGGCACTGGCGCAACAGCGGCGCGGCGGTGACGGCCGGGAAGTGGAACGTGGCGATTGAAGGCGGTGGCCGGAAAAAGCCGGCGGTGCCCGACGCCGGGTGGCTGAAGCTTCGCGGTCAACTGCAGCGCATCGCCGACGCCTTGGATGACTGGATCGGTCGAGGGGAGATCGGCCCGGGCCGAGTCGAGTGGCCGGGCGGGATGTTGAACGTCGATGGCGCGCAGTGGCACGCGGGCGTCTTGCAGGCGACGGGGCTGCGTTTCGGTGCGGTGGCGGCAGACGGGATTTTGACGTTCGCGACGGGAGAAGGGCGGCCGTTGCAATTGGAACTCCACGCGAAAAACAGCGATGGCACCGTGGTCCTGCGGAGCGCTGGAGCGGACGTGACCGGCAACGTGCAATGGTGGGGACAGCCGGCGAGCGTCCAGGCCCATTTTGCACCGACCGGTTGGCGACCGGAGACCGCAGCGTTGCGCGCGGAAGATTGGAACGTGGCGGGTGAACGCCTGAAGTTGGGGGAATTTTTCGAAACAGTCAGAGGGACGATAGACATCGCATGGCAAAAGCAGGCGTTCGAGGCGCACGTCTCCGCGCACAGCACGCCTCGCGCCGACAAAAAAGTGCCGCCCCTCGAAGTCGAAGCGCGCGCGCGCGGCGATGGCGCGACCTTCCTGATTGAGTCGTTGAACGCAACGTTGCCCGGCATCCAAGCGACGCTTGATCAGCCGGTGACCATTACGCGTCGCGGACGGCTGGTTTCGGGGGCGGCGAATTTCACGTGGAAGGCGGACTTGGCGAAGCAGGAATGGTTCAAGGCGCGCGGGGTGGTCAACGGGAGCGCCCACGTCACAGCCGGAGACGACCAACGTCCGCTGGTCGCGTTTTCTGTCGAGGGCAGCAACGTCAACATCGCCCGCTGGTCGGTGCCGCATGCGGCGGCGGAAGGCACCCTGGCGTGGCCGCGGCTTGCGATGAAGCAGTTCGTCGTGCGGCTGGCGGGAGGCGATGAAGTGCGAGCCTCGGGCACGTGGGATTTCGCGCGCCACGCGCTTGAAAAGGGTGAGTTGCAGGGCCACGTCGGCGGGGGAATCTTTGCGCGATGGCTTCCGCCGGAGGTGCATTTTGAGCGCGCACGCTTCACCGCGCAGGGCGCGGGCGTGTGGCCGGCGTTGCAGCACAACGGCGAGTTGACAATCACGCACGCCAGCGCGCCACGGCTCCGCGCGATGGACGTAGCGGCGCATTGGAGCGGCGCAGGCGAGGAGATCGAGCGGGCCGAAATCACAGCGCGAACCGGCGAGGCGACGATCGCCGCGAAGGGCAGCATTTCCCGGACCGGGGCGAAGTTGGATGCGCTGACGCTGACGGCGCCGACCGCAGCGGCATTGGCACTCAAGGCGCCCGTCGTGATGCGTTGGTCGCCGCAGATCGAAGTCGAGGGACTGGCGCTCGCGGGCGGGGAGACGTCGGTCGATGCCACGGTGAAAATGGGTCGCGCGGGTCGCGTGCAGATCGCCGCGAGCAATGTCGCGTCGGAGTGGTGCCGCGCGTTTTTCGTTCTGCCGCCGCCGATTTGGATCGCGCGCGCCGTGAAGTTGGACGCGGCGTGGGACAATGGGCCGGCGAAAATCAATGCACTGGCCGACGTACGATTTGACCTGAAGGACCAGGGGGCGGTGGCGTTGAGTCTGGCGGCGCACAGCGAGGATCAAGGCCTCGTGTTGGATCATCTCAACGTGAGCGAGAACGGTCATCCGGTGGTGAGCGCGACGGGGCGGTTGCCGATTGTCGTCTCACCGGCGGCGGACGAACTCGTGCGGGCGACGTTGGATGGCGACGTGCGACTCGATGCATCGACGGAGCCGGAGGCGGCGTTTTGGGAGGAGTTGCGCGCGGCGACGGGCATTGAGCTGGTCTCGCCGCAGGTGACGGTGCACGTCTCGGGCACGTGGCGGAGTCCGCGGGGGGAAGCGGATTTGCAAGCGAAGCGGGTGGCGCTCGATCCGGGGCGTTTCAAACAAAACTGGCCGGCGATCGGGCCGCTCGCGTTGCGGATGACCGGAGATGCCAACGCGGTGGCGTTGCAGCGATTCACCGTGGCGGTGGAAGGGCAGGAGATCAACGCGGAGGCGAGTCTGCCGATCGGGAGCAACTGGAAGGAATTGCGCGCCGATCCGCTGACGTATCTGCAGGACAAGGCGGAGGTGCGCTTGGAAATCGCCAATGCGGAGGTGGCGCCCTTTGTCCGCTTCGCGCCCCAATTGCTCGCGCCGAAAGGTCGGGTGCAAGCGGACGTGCGGCTGACGCCGGGCGGAGCGATGCACGGTTCAGTGCGCTTGACCGGGCTGGCGACACGGCCGCTCGGCGGAGTGGGGGTGTTGCAGGATCTGGCGGCCAATCTCAAACTCGCGGGCCGCACCGTGGAGGTCGAATCGGTTTCCGGTAAAGCCGGCGGCCAGACGGTAAAAATCACCGGCAAAGTGGAATTGCCGATGCACGAACAGCCGCGCTACGATCTGCGGATGGCGGGCGACAACCTGCCCTTTGTGCGCAGCATGGGCCTGCTCGTGCGCGGCAATCTGGATCTGACGTTGACGACGCCGGACCGCGGACCGCCGGCGATTGGCGGGAGTGTGGTGTTGCGCGACAGCCTGTTTTTCTCGGATGTGCGGGCGATGATTCCCGGCGGGCCGCGGGGGCCCTCGCAACGCCCGCCGTATTTTGCGGTGGATGTGGAACCGTTTCGCCGGTGGACGCTGGGCGTCAGTGTGCGCGGGGATAAATTTCTGCGGCTGCGCACGCCGTTGTTCAACGGCGTGGCGAGCACCAAGCTGCAACTCAAGGGCACGCTGGGATCGCCCTTGTTGAGCGGCGAGGCGACGATCGACAGCGGCAAGGTGCGATTGCCATTTGCGACGTTCGATGTGCAACAGGGGCGGGTGTTGCTGTCGGATCAACCGCCGTTCGAACCGCGGCTGGAAATCACGGCGACGGCGCGGCGTTACGATTACGATTTGCGGATGGAAGTGACGGGAACGGCCTCCGCGCCGAATCTGGTTTTTTCGTCGAGTCCGCCGCTCGAATCCGAACAGGTGCTGCTCATGGTCATGGCGGGCGAGGTGCCGAATCAGGCGATTACGTTTTCCCAGCGGCAGCGGGCAACGCGCCTCGGAGCCTACGTGGGGCAGAGCCTGTTCAGCACGTTTGGCGGCGACAGTGACTTTGCGGACCGGCTGACGATTTCGAGTGGCGACGACATCTCGCTCCAAGGACGGGAAACGTATTCGATCGAGTATCGGTTGAACGACCGCTGGTCGCTCACGGGCGAATACGACGAGTTCGATGAATACAATGCCGGCGTGAAGTGGCGCGTGCTGCGGGAGAAAAAAGACGGCGACGGAAAGAAGAAGGACAACGATGAAAAGAAGTAACTGCGTCCTCCTGGCCGGCGTATTGGCGCTCAGTCACGGCGTGGCGGCGGCGCGGGCGACGGAGAAGGCACCGCAGGCTGAAATCACGGTGCATGGCCTCGGCTGGTGGGACGACCGGCAAATGCGCCAGTCGCTCGACCGTTTGCTTGGCGAGCAGCGCGGCGCGACGCTCGACGCCAATGGCGTGGAAGATGCGGCGTTTCTGTTGCTGTCGGCGCTGCAAGATGAGGGCTATCTCAAGGCAGCGGTGCAGGCGAAGCTCCAGCGCAAGGACGGCGGCGAGACGAGTTTCACGCTGGATTCAACGCTGGCCGCCACGTTGCCCCGCCCGATCGCCGTGAAGGCGGTGACGTTCACGCTGAAGCCGGGCGTGCGCTACTATTTTGACGAGATCACGGTGGTGGGTTCGTCGGCGTTGGACGACGACGACGTGCGGCGTTTCTTTCGGGGCGAGAGCGCCTTGTTTTCCGGCGTGGGTGAAAAGGCGTATTCGGCGGCGCGAGTGCGGCGCGGATTGAACGGCGTGCAGACAGAGCTGCGCGATCGGGGTTACGCCGAAGCGGAGGCGACAGCGGACGGAGTGAAGATGGACGACAAGACGGGCAAGGTGAGTTTGCGCGTGGTGGTGCACGAAGGCCCCCTGTGGACGGTGGACGCGATCAAGATCGAGGGCGCGGAGAAAACGGGAGCAGAACTGGGAGAGTTGGTGGCGGCGAATGGCCAGCCGTGGACGCTGCATTGGCAGCAGGATCTGGGCGGACGCATCCGGCAGGCGTTGCAAAAACGCGGATACGCGGACGTGCGCGTGACGTTTGAGCAAATGGTCGGCGCAGAGGACGAGGGAAAGAAGGCGGTCGAATTGACGGCGCGCGTCGCTCCGGGCCCCGCGGTGAAAGTGGGCCACGTGCGGTTTGAAGGCGTGAAACACACGCGGGAGCAGGTGTTGCGGGAACGCGTGCGGGCGAAGCCGGGCGATCCGCTCAACCCGGCGACGCTGGAGCACGCGCGCTACCGCTTGGGGCGCCTGGGCGTATTTGATGACGTGGATCTGCGTTACGATCCAGCGACCGGCGACGTGCGCGATCCGGTCTTCACGGTGCACGAGCGGCGCCTGTGGGATTTGAGTCTCCTCGCGGGCTATGGCAGTTACGAGCAACTGCGGGGAGGAATCGAGTTGCGGCAGTTCAATATTTTCGGGCGCGCCCACCAGAGCCGGCTGCTGCTCGTGCAATCGATGAAGAGTTCGCGGGGCGAATACAGCTACACGGTGCCGGAGTTGTTCGGCGAACGGTTGGATGGCACCGCGCGGCTGTTCGGTCTGCAGCGGCAGGAAGTCGCCTTTCAGCGCCAGGAGTATGGCGGAAATTTCTCGGTGAGCGACCGGGTGCAGTGGCTCGGCGCGGTCGCCAGTGCAGGCTATACGTTTCAGGCGTTGCGGAACCGGGACAATCAACTGGGCACGGCGCCGGTCGACAACAAGCAGGTGGTCGTGGCGAGTGTGGACCTGAATCTGACGCGAGACCGGCGCGACAATCCGCTGCGTCCGCGGCGCGGGTATCGGTGGTATGCGCAGGTCGAGGCGGCGAGCAAAGGACTCGGCGGCGAAGTCGATTACCAGCGCGTGGAATTCAGCGCGTCGTATCACACGCCGTGGGGCGACGGTCGCTGGCTGCACTTCGGGTTCAGCCACGGCGTGGTGTTCACGCTCGGCTCGAATGACGACACGGCGCTGCCGGTGAACAAGCGTTTTTATCCCGGCGGTGATAACAGCATCCGTGGTTATCAGGAAGGCGAGGCGGCGCCGCGCGGAGCGGACGGGCGGTTTGTCGGAGCGAAATCCTACATGCTGGCGAATGCGGAATTTGAACAGGCGTTGACGGGCAACTGGTCGGGCGTGCTGTTCGTCGATGGACTGGGGACGGCCACGCGCCTGCAGGATTATCCGTTCAACCAGCAGCTCTATTCCGTGGGCCTCGGCGTGCGTTACAACAGCCTCATTGGGCCGGTGCGCGCGGAGTATGGCTACAATTTGAAACAGCGCCCCGGCGATCCGTCGGGCACGTTCCTGATCTCCATCGGCTTTCCGTTTTGAATCGCGCGAGAATTTGTTCGCCGCGGCGAGTGGGCGCGCCTACTCGTGCGGCCTATGATCATCGCCGATCTCGAAAAACTTCCCGGAGGTAAATTTCCTGCGCGCCGTTGGGGCCGCGGTCTGGTTGGGCAAGGCCCGCAGCCGATTCAAGCCAAGGGGTTCTCGATGGGGTATTCCATTCTGGAGCCGCATGGCGGCCAAGTGCCGTGGCACAATCAGGAGCAGGAGGAGGTTTATTTCATCGTGCAAGGGAAGGGTGAAATCTGCGTCGGCACGGAGCGCAGCGAGATCAAGGCGGGCCAATGCGTGTTCATGCCGCCGAAGCAGTTTCACCAGCTCACGAACACGGGCGACGAGCCAATGCATATGATCTATGTATATTGCCCCGGCGGCGATGTGGCGCACTGGCGGCAGGAGCTCGCCGGAACGTTGCCGCGCGCGGGAGAAGGCGACATCCCGCCGTTGCCGACGGGCGCGCAGCCGCAGTGCACGAAGGTGTAAGCGGCGGACGAGAAACGTTGAGCGATCAGCCCGGGTGCGCCCGGGCTTTTTTGCAGCGTTAGCCGCCAATCGAGATTCGGCGCGGGCGGCCGCGGCCGAGCACGAAGGTGGCGATGGCTCCCGCGGCGATGCGGCCGAGCGTGTGCTTGCGACCGGCGAGCGTAAATGAAGCGGTGGTCGCCCGCGCGCGCGTGTTGTGCACGCGGAGTTCGAAGGTGTTTTTCAGTGCGCCAGGTTTCAACGCCAGCAGACGCAGGCCGTGCGCGGGCGATAGCGCCGCGAGCGAACCGCTGGCGGGAAGTTCACCTTCAGTGTTTTCGCGCAGGAGCGTGACGATCGGGGATTGCGTCAGACGATCCGCTTCGGCCGGCGCATTGGCTTCGAGGGGAAGAATGGCGAAGCGGGCACGCAGTTCGCCGCGGTCCACCGCGGGGCGCCACCATTGCGGATCCTGATCGTGGGGATCGGAACAGGCGTAACGTGTGGCGCGCACGAGCGTGAGGCGGAGGCTGCCGTTCTCGAGATCGCAGGCAGAGAGTGTTTCGCTGACGAGGGTGAATCCGTGGTTGCCGTCCCTCGCGCGCGCCCAGCGCAGAAGCGGAAGTTCACCGCATTCGGAACGGGTCGCCTCGCCGCCGGGCGCTTCGCTT harbors:
- a CDS encoding cupin domain-containing protein, coding for MIIADLEKLPGGKFPARRWGRGLVGQGPQPIQAKGFSMGYSILEPHGGQVPWHNQEQEEVYFIVQGKGEICVGTERSEIKAGQCVFMPPKQFHQLTNTGDEPMHMIYVYCPGGDVAHWRQELAGTLPRAGEGDIPPLPTGAQPQCTKV